The nucleotide sequence GGACTCTCGATCCCTTGCAGCCTGGACGAGTTTCGTTTGTTTCATCACAACCGCTTGTTTTCAAAGATGCCGTCCTCGCCTAACGTGCAAACAGATCCGTGTAGCCTTCCCGgcccgccctccctccctcccttttttttttttgttttgcccgcttcccagcagcagcaagcGGGCTGGGTTTCTCTGAAGTGGTTGCTCCGCGGGAGAGCCAAGAGGCTGCCGCTGCGGGCTACAAAAGCTGGCCCTACCGCCCGGGTGATAGCAGAACCCGCGCTTTTCAGCGCCCCTACAAGCCCCGCGGATAGCTGGAGGACTGGGCGGGAACAAACTAGCCGATCGCTTtcgtttctcccccccccctcctccccccttatCGGgtttcactcccccccccccgcgggtaCCATGGAGGGGGCGGAGAGGCCTTGGCGCCCGCTCGGTTTCGTTTCCCCGAGTAGCGGTCAGGGCGGGATGCTCCGCCGCAGCCGCCTGGCCAGCCTCACGCTGCTGCTGCCCCGCTCGCTCTCCGCCATGGCGGCGCCTCCCGCGGGCTGCTCCGCACGGGCCCGACCGTGCTTCGCGGCGGAGGGGCCCGGCTCGGAGCTGGTCTGCTTCACCCTCAGCGGCAGCGAGGGCGCAGGCGGCAGCGGCCGCCCCGAGCCCCGCTGCTTTCTGCCCGCTCCGGCGCGGTGCTATTCCCTCTGCGTCCCCGCCGCCCCTAGCGTGCCGGCGGCCAGGCTGCACCGGCGTTTGCAGCAGAGGCTGAGGCAGGGGCCCTTCGGGCGGTGCCGGGTCCTGGGGCTCCTCTGCTACGGCGCCCCCGGGGCGCGGGCGGCGCTGGAGAAGGGCTTCCTCATCCAGGACCCGCAGGGAGGCCCGGAGACCGAGCGCgccctggaggagctgctgcggGGCCAGggcgagccgccgccgccgctgggCGTGTACGAGGCGGGCGAGCGGGGCGAGCTGTGGCAGTGCCTGTGGGCCCTGCGAGGGGCGGGCGGCAGAGAGCTGCTCCGCAGAGCCCGAGTGGTGGCCGCCGGGGAGCCGCCGCTGCACCCCGCAGTGCCCGGCCTTCGCCGCGCCGCCGTGTTCCACTCCCTGGAGGCCGCCCGCCGCGTGGTGGAGCAGGTGAGATCCCCCGCTTCAGAGGGAAATGAAGGAAGCTGCACTGGCTGCAGGTCCCCAGGGGCTCTGCGCCTGGTCCTTTCCCAtagtttcagagttgcagccgtgttagtctgtattcgcaaaaagaaaaggaggacttgcggcaccttcgagactaacacatttattagagcataagctttcgtgagcgacagctcaaatgtatccgatgaagtgagctgtcgctcacgaaagcttatgctctaataaatgtgttagtctcgaaggtgccacaagtcctccttttctttttcccatagtGCAATCCTTTGGTAGCAACTCTGTATTGAcgttggcccaagtgagggggatCAGGTCCATGATCTATTTTCCCTTCTTAAGCCCTGGCGCCCTGGGCCTGTTTAGCAAAGCGCGTCTCCACCTGGGATGCTGCATCCTACTTTCCCAGGGTCTTATTTTTTGTGTAGAGGCACATGCTTAACCTGAAACTGAACTCACGCCCCAAGGTCGTTCTactgacttaaaaagaaaaggagtacttgtggcaccttagagactaacaaatttattagagcataagctttcgtgagctacagctcacttccgaaagcttatgctctaataaatttgttagtctctaaggtgccacaagtactccttttctttttgcgaatacagactaacacggctgctactctgaaacctactgacttAAGTGGACATTACTTCTGAATGACACCAGCTTACATGAAATCAAGCACAGGCCCGCAGGCTGTGGAATCCTAatgcatagcacttttcatcaataggTCTCAAAGTGGTTTACAAATGAGGTGTgagtatcctcattttacagaaggggaaactgaggcatggaacagtgacgtgacttgcccaaggtcacccagcaggccagtggcaaagccaggtctcctgagtcccagtacaGTTCCCTATCCAATAAGCCATACTTCCTCTTGTAAGTACTTGAGTGTAATAAGAAGTTACATGTACATAAACAGGTTACTTTTAGATAGGACTTCACTAATCATTTACTAAAGTGCTAGCTCCATTGCTTTCAGATAATTTTTCAGAGTAACTGTAGCAGCCCTTACACCTGAGGAGTTTACTCCACCTTTCCTTActatcttcttttttaaaaaacatatccCTATTTTTAAGAAGAGATGGAGCAGAATCACCACATCTGGACCAAAGAttggcaatgcccctctgccatgtacattggccaaactggacagtctctacgtaaaagaatgaatggacacaaatcagacgtcaagaattataacattcaaaaagcagttggagaacacttcaatctctctggtcactcgatcacagacctaagagtggctatacttcaacaaaaaaagcttcaaaaacagactccaaggagagactgctgaattggaattaatttgcaaactggatacaattaacttaggcttgaatagagactgggaatggatgagtcattacacaaagtaaaactatttccccatggtatttctccctcccaccccaccccccactgttcctctgatattcttgttaactgctggaattagcctacctgcttgtcaccatgaaaggttttcctccttcccccccctgctgttggtgatggcttatcttaagtgatcactctccttacagtgtgtatgataaacccattgtttcatgttctgtgtgtgtgtgtatataaatctctcctctgttttttccaccaaatgcatccgatgaagtgagctgtagctcacgaaagcttatgctctaataaatttgttagtctctaaggtgccacaagtactccttttctttttatttttatgtctgtctTAAAATTGTATTGTCCTTCTGTATTAAACTTTACCCTTTCCAGTTAAATATGGTCTTTTGAAAAATACCTGTGTACCAGGTGCTCGTTGAGTAATCAGTGTTACATTTATTACAGTGCACATCGTTAATCCCTGAAGCCACAGCTGTCCTTGATCTAGTGGATAAAtgccccaagcattcaaaaaaggGAGATTTTCCTGTCATAGTTATTGAAGGATTAGATGCAACAGGTAGGTGCATAATGTGAATATAGAATCACAACTGAATAATTGTTAAAATATTGTCTGATGTGACTTCTGTGCGTGCTTAAGGCTCATGAGATGTTCAAAAATAAGACTTCATAAGTGGTTGGCAGAGTCTAGAAGAGCAAGTCACAAAGATCAAAATTCTCCTCCCAGATTTTTTGCATGGCAGATCTCAACTCCAAAGCAATTTTTCACTTCATGGGCAAATTTCCTACTAATGTCATTGGAAGAGCACTCAGGTAGACAAAGTAGAATATTGGAAACAAGAGCCGTTGTGCACAGTTCAGCCCTTAGTCTCTTGGAGAAGGGAAGAATCAAGGTACTTTTGAGCAACCAGTAATTGCTTTTCACAGAACAGCACTGTAAATGCCTGTGAAGATCTATGCATTCTGCATTTTCAGTTGTAGGGAACCACCCCTAAACAGGGAGCAAAATTCATCATGGTGTCACTCCACTGAAATGAACAGAATGATACCAGGAATTAATCTGGCAACATCTGTGTACCCTGCCATGTCAATAAAgttattgaaactgaaatgtaGAAAAGTTACCATATGAGCAGATGGCCTAAACGGCAATAGAGTCAGGCTACTGGCAAAAGGGGGAAATGACTCTGACTAGGTATTACATTTCCAAAGCATGGGTGTTTTAAAATGGGGgttttataatataaaacaaacaaccaaactgCACCTTGGACAAGTCCCACACCAGCTCAGTCTCACTGGAGCACAACATACAACAACCCTCCTGGGATCACTTCACTGCTGTATTCCCTTTGATCTCTTCAGCAGAGCTCCAAATCCTTAAAGAGACAGGGTACAGGTGATGATAACCCCACCAGCAAATATAACTCTGATATACTCTTATAGGTACTACACAGAAACTGTGATAAGAACTTGAATAGTCAGATAGAAGCATACTGTGGCATAGTCAAAACCCTGTCCTATAACAACAGTCAAGATACATAGTAAGATATTAGATAAATATATCAAAATGTGTTTTGCAGATTAAAGGATAAGAacttttctttgtcatttttaaaaattaaagctaaTTGTTACGATGTGCCATGCTATATGTCTAAagattttttatttgtatgttaACTGTAGGCAAAACAACTGTAACCCAGTCGGTCAAGGACTCACTGAATGCACTTCTCTTAAAGTCACCACCACCTTGTATCAGCCAGTGGAGGAAGACTTTTGACGATGAACCAGCACTCATCAGGAGGGCATTTTATGCCCTGGGCAACTACATTGTTGCTTCAGAAATAGCAAAAGCATCCACCGAGTCACCTGTGGTTGTAGACAggtttgtaaaaaatattttcctgttgtTTGAATGTGACCATCCATTCTTTCAATGTGACAAGCAAAGCTACATGGGTTATCTTTCTTGTCTTTAGCATTACTTTGGTGGTAGCCTagaaaatatttatgtatttctaCTTAATTCTGATTGGTGGCTTAAGTGCATATGAAAAAAGGCAGCTTAATAGTATTGTCTTTAACCAGGCATATTATGGTATTTGTAGGGCATCAAATGCAggagaaatgcagagaacagAAATAGGACCTTTATGCTGTCTTTATTGACCTGACTAAAGCATTTGACATCAACAGAGACGTGGGCTATGGGCTGTTACATAAGCTTGGTTGTCCAGAAAAATTCCTCAACATTCTGAGGCTAGTTCATGACGACGTGCTCAAAAAAATATACGTAGATGGTGTTCTGGCTGATCCATTTCCTATCACTAAAGATACTAAACAGTGCTGTGTAAATGGTCCGCTCTTGTTTAATTTCTTGTGTGCAGCAATGCTCAGTGATGCTATAGGAGACCTGAATGCTGGTATTGGGATAcatttccaatcctctggaaaataatttaatctgagCAGGCTTGCGCTGTGAAGGTCTTTGAGGTAATTGTTCATGAGCTGCTGTGTGCCAATGACTGTGTTGTAGAGGCACATACTTCAGAAGAGATACAATTGATTAGGGACAGATTTGCAGAGTCTGCAGAAAGCTACAGGCTGACAATCTGAAAAAAAGAGAGGTCATGTATCAACCTGTGCCGGGGAAACACTACATGAAATGAACAGTCACCATCAGCAACACACAACGAACGGAATGTTGTTACAGACTTCTACCATCTTGGTAATACATTGTCAAATGATGTTACTACAGACAAGGAGCTGACAAGTCGTATCAACAAAGCTGGTTAATCATTTGACAGATTTTCAGGCAGAGTCTAGCAGCAACATATTAAGCTTCAAACCAAGTTAAGTCTAAAAAGCAATTGTGCTGTCTAACTTGTATCAGTATGAGACCTGGACCTGCTACATCATATTAAGCTTCTAGAAGAGTTCCGTTTATGACCTCTGCGTGACATATTCTGCATCAAATGGCATGATAAAGTTACCAGTCATGAAGTTCTGTAATGTAGTCACTCCACAGGGATTGAAGCCATGCTTATCTCATCACAGTTATGCTGGTCACCTATTGAGGATGGATGATACTAGAATGCCAAAGCAATTGCAGTTTGGTGAACTGAAACTCAGCAACTGCATACAAGGCAGCCATAAAAAACACTTCAAGGACACGCTGTGAATGCACTTCTCACCAGCTTGTATAAGCCAGTGGAGGAAGCATAACTTGAAAAAAAGTGCAGCACTGACATTGACAGCTGTGAGTCATCAGCAACAGATGGATCATGCTGGTGAGCAATTGTAAACAATGAGGTTCCCAGTTCACGATTAACTGCCGTATGGATCTTGAGGCACAGAGGCTGAGTTCTAAACAGTGGTGGACTCAGCAGGCACAGATTGAGATCTCTTCCTCAACATTGACACACTTCATGTGGCAAGGACTGCTGCTCGCGCATCGGCCGTTTTACCCACAGTAATACCGTCATCAGCATCAACTTTGGTCATGAAGCACAACAACCAGATTATTATGGCAGCTGTATGTCTCAAAAGACAATGTGGTAAACACCAAAGCAGTTCCGTTGCTGTGTGTCATGCTGCTATGTTGCGAATGGCTAAAAGTCCAGTTCTCAAACAGGCAGGCATACCGGCAGGTAGGTACTGTGCAAGAATCCTTAATACACTACTGCCTAGTTGCAACCTAAACCTAAAGAGAGCGCAGACTTCCAATTGCAGCTGGCTGTAAGGATGTTTTAGATTAATGTAAATTGAAGATacaaaggttgcggatctcttggAACATCTAGATAGATTTATGTGCGGGTCttgggaggagccagtggttaTGGTACATAGAAGTACCAAAGACATAGGAAAAGGTAGAGGAGAGGTTGTGGAGGCCAAAATTTAGGTTTTGAGGTAGGGGATGACATTCCATGACCatcatggtagcattctctgaaatgcttccagttccacacacatGGTCAGTTAGACTGACAGAACTGCAGGATCCCAATTCATGGACTATTTGACAgtgtttggaggagggatttagatttattagtaCCTGGTGATCCCTTGGGGAAAGGAGGACCATATActggaaggatgggctccacctgaactaaaacagaaccagattgctaggatgtaaaattaaaaaggttgcaggtgagtttttaaactaaggcctGGGATAAAACTAACTGGTGCGGAGGAGCACACCGTTTGGACAGACACATACCTTAGGGGAGAACTTATTACAGGGGATACTTTATATCCTAGTAAAAATGAGAGGATAGAAGAGGATAAGTACAAGTAGGAATGGAAGAGAAACAGTGAAAcagaaaaagagtcccattcaattacattacATGAAGTCAGAGAACTAAATATTGAACATTTTTATAAGTActtattaaatgaagatattaatataataggtatcacagaaacAATCAATAATATTATGACACAATAATAACAGGATACaatatatataggaatgacagagaaggttgtgctggtgggggaaaggcactatatgtgaaagaaagcatagagtcaaatatagtaagaATCAAACAGTACCATTGAATCTCTATGAATAGAAATTCTGTGCTTGAATAGAATTCTTGCTAGCTAGAATAATAAGAGTAAAGCAGTAGGAATATAGTACCGATCACCTGACTGTGGTGGTGATAGAGAAATGCTCAGGAAGATGAGAGGCTACAAAACTAGAAAACCAAATACTAATGGGGGATTTCGACTATCTGTATATTGAATGGGAATATGTCACTTCAGAACAGGATGCAGAGATTAAATTTCTAGATACTATTGATGACTGCTGCTTGGtacagctagtcctggaatccaaAAGGGGAGAACGAATTCGTAATTTAGTCCTTAGTGGTGCAcaaaatctggtccaagaggtgcaAGTAGTTGAATCACTTGGTGATAGTGATCATAATGTCATtgaatttaacatccttgtagagggaaaatgccaaagaaacccaccacagtaacatttcactttcaaaaaggggaactaaacaaaaatgaggaagttagttaaatggaaattaaaaggaacagtcatgaGTGAAAAGTCTGCAAGCTGCCTGGAAATTTCTTAAGAATACTATGATATAGTTGAAGCCTCTACCTATATTCCCCATTCCGCGTCccctcccgctgcccccccccaaaaaaacgaaaaaaaaccaaaaccaacaacaacagtGAGAGGACCAAAAACAACACCATGGCTATATAACAGAGTAAAAAGGCTGGTAGAGATAAAAAGACATCCTTGAAAATTTGAAATCAAATCCTACTGGGAAAGTAGAAGTCaaggcaagtcaagtgtaaaagtataattaggcatgtgaaaaaagaatttgaaaagcaactagcaaaagacacacaaactagcagcaatttttttctttaagtacatcagaagtcaGAAACCTGCCAAACCATCCGAGGGACGACTGGACAATCAAAGTGCTAAAGGagaactcaaggaagacaaggccactgcagagaagctaaattaattctttgcattggttttcattgcagaggatgtgagggagattcccacacctgagccattctttttaggtgacatatctgaggaactgtcccagatggaGTTCTCAGTAGCAGAGGTTTTGGAACAGAGtgctaaattaaacagtaataagtcacctggaccagatggtattcacccaagagttctgaaggaactcaagtaTGCAATTGTAGAACTACCAAATGTGATATGTACCCTATAACTTAAATCTATCTCTATAACCAGATGACTTGAGGATAGCTGATTTAATACGGATTTTTAAAAGAGGCTCCAgaggtaatcctggcaattacaggtcagtaagcctaacttcagtgccaggcaaattggttTAAACTACAGTAAAGCACAGAactatcagacacacagatgaacacaatatgatggggaagagtcaacatatcTTTTATAAAGGGAATTCATGCCACATCAATCTACTAGAACTCTTTGAGAGTGTCagcaaacatatggacaagggagatccagctGATACAGAGTGtgtggactttcaaa is from Dermochelys coriacea isolate rDerCor1 chromosome 3, rDerCor1.pri.v4, whole genome shotgun sequence and encodes:
- the CMPK2 gene encoding LOW QUALITY PROTEIN: UMP-CMP kinase 2, mitochondrial (The sequence of the model RefSeq protein was modified relative to this genomic sequence to represent the inferred CDS: deleted 1 base in 1 codon) — encoded protein: MLRRSRLASLTLLLPRSLSAMAAPPAGCSARARPCFAAEGPGSELVCFTLSGSEGAGGSGRPEPRCFLPAPARCYSLCVPAAPSVPAARLHRRLQQRLRQGPFGRCRVLGLLCYGAPGARAALEKGFLIQDPQGGPETERALEELLRGQGEPPPPLGVYEAGERGELWQCLWALRGAGGRELLRRARVVAAGEPPLHPAVPGLRRAAVFHSLEAARRVVEQCTSLIPEATAVLDLVDKCPKHSKKGDFPVIVIEGLDATGKTTVTQSVKDSLNALLLKSPPPCISQWRKTFDDEPALIRRAFYALGNYIVASEIAKASTESPVVVDRYWHSTAAYAIATEISGKVQNLPPAQHEVYQWPEDLLKPDLVLLLTVSPEERIRRLQGRGLEKTEEETELEANNLFRQNREKDTWKGERKLSPRNKRLLAEIRSEQKEPVLELWDPSLAKQTGLGREQPPAMSAWFCLRNLVWGVEESYKRMENPGCQEVDASPSREEVLRTVLHLIKKHCGSL